The Pseudomonas azotoformans genome has a segment encoding these proteins:
- a CDS encoding MFS transporter, whose product MTSPTRPDSARSKVGAVFRVTSGNFLEQFDFFLFGFYATYIAAAFFPAANEFASLMMTFAVFGAGFLMRPLGAIILGAYIDDVGRRKGLIVTLSIMASGTLLIVLVPGYHTIGLWAPLLVLLGRLLQGFSAGAELGGVSVYLSEMATPGRKGFYTSWQSGSQQISIVVAAALGYGLNVWMEPAVVADWGWRIPFAIGCVIIPFIFILRRNLQETEEFANRKHRPTMREVLATLVKNWTVVIGGMLMVAMTTTAFYLITVYAPTFGKTVLQLSTSDALLVTLLVAVSNFVWLPIGGTLSDRFGRKPVLIAMTVLTVLTAYPALSYVVNAPSFAHMLETLLWFSFLYGMYNGAMIPALTEIMPVEVRVAGFSLAYSLATAIFGGFTPAISTWFIHITEDKASPAYWMMFAAACALCSTLALYRRANTRGQVMQEAA is encoded by the coding sequence ATGACTAGCCCTACCCGACCCGACTCTGCCCGCTCGAAAGTGGGCGCGGTTTTCCGCGTGACTTCGGGCAACTTCCTCGAACAGTTCGACTTCTTCCTGTTCGGTTTTTACGCCACCTACATCGCTGCCGCGTTCTTCCCTGCCGCTAATGAGTTTGCGTCATTAATGATGACCTTCGCCGTGTTCGGCGCAGGCTTCCTGATGCGTCCATTGGGCGCGATCATCCTGGGTGCCTACATTGATGACGTCGGTCGCCGCAAAGGACTGATCGTGACCCTGTCGATCATGGCCAGCGGCACGCTGCTGATCGTGCTGGTGCCGGGTTATCACACCATTGGCCTGTGGGCACCGCTGCTGGTGCTGCTTGGCCGCCTGTTGCAAGGCTTTTCGGCCGGCGCGGAACTGGGCGGTGTGTCGGTGTACCTGTCCGAAATGGCCACGCCCGGCCGCAAAGGTTTCTACACCAGCTGGCAATCGGGCAGCCAGCAGATCTCCATCGTGGTCGCCGCCGCACTGGGTTATGGCCTGAACGTGTGGATGGAACCCGCCGTGGTGGCCGATTGGGGCTGGCGCATTCCGTTCGCCATCGGCTGTGTGATCATCCCGTTCATCTTCATCCTGCGTCGCAACCTGCAGGAAACTGAAGAGTTCGCCAACCGCAAGCATCGCCCGACCATGCGTGAAGTGCTGGCGACCCTGGTGAAGAACTGGACAGTAGTCATCGGCGGCATGCTGATGGTGGCCATGACCACCACCGCGTTCTACCTGATCACCGTGTACGCGCCGACCTTCGGCAAGACCGTGCTGCAATTGAGCACCTCCGACGCGCTGTTGGTGACCCTGCTGGTGGCGGTGTCGAACTTTGTCTGGCTGCCGATCGGCGGCACCCTGAGCGACCGTTTCGGCCGCAAGCCAGTGCTGATCGCCATGACCGTGCTGACGGTTCTGACCGCTTATCCAGCATTGTCCTACGTGGTAAATGCGCCGAGCTTTGCCCACATGCTGGAAACCCTGCTGTGGTTCTCCTTCCTCTACGGCATGTACAACGGCGCCATGATCCCGGCCCTGACCGAAATCATGCCGGTAGAAGTACGTGTGGCAGGTTTCTCCCTGGCCTACAGTTTGGCGACTGCGATTTTCGGCGGCTTCACCCCAGCGATCTCCACCTGGTTCATCCACATCACCGAAGACAAGGCCTCGCCCGCCTACTGGATGATGTTCGCCGCCGCCTGCGCATTGTGTTCAACCCTGGCGCTG
- a CDS encoding GntR family transcriptional regulator, with protein MTDGPLLLPTLRQVSRDTLQDQVYRQIREALMSGRFQPGQKLTIRGLAEALGSSPMPVREALQRLSAENAFEVTETSRLRVRLMTVERLREIRDARVALEGLLAEKAVLLLQKADLDEITDLCQQMQHAADEVDVSRYLWTNFAFHRRIYAVAQAELTMAAVENFWLHMGPCFALVAPDKAHLQRSMEAHTRIVEALAARDGAGARAAVTDDIMQAADSLARLLVKNDRSRSSASGGKRA; from the coding sequence ATGACAGATGGTCCGCTCCTCCTGCCCACCCTGCGCCAGGTGTCCCGCGATACCTTGCAAGACCAGGTCTACCGCCAGATCCGCGAAGCCTTGATGAGTGGCCGTTTCCAGCCTGGCCAGAAGCTCACCATCCGCGGTCTCGCCGAAGCGCTCGGTTCCAGCCCGATGCCAGTGCGCGAAGCGCTGCAACGCCTCAGCGCCGAAAACGCCTTTGAAGTCACCGAAACCTCCCGTCTGCGTGTGCGCCTGATGACGGTCGAACGCCTGCGCGAAATCCGTGATGCGCGGGTCGCCCTCGAAGGTTTGCTCGCCGAAAAGGCGGTGCTGCTCCTGCAAAAAGCCGACCTCGATGAAATCACCGACCTCTGCCAGCAGATGCAACACGCCGCCGACGAAGTCGACGTGTCGCGTTACCTGTGGACCAACTTCGCGTTTCACCGGCGCATCTACGCCGTGGCCCAGGCCGAGTTGACCATGGCTGCCGTGGAAAACTTCTGGCTGCACATGGGCCCGTGTTTTGCGCTGGTCGCCCCGGATAAAGCTCACCTGCAACGCTCGATGGAGGCGCACACGCGCATCGTCGAAGCCCTGGCTGCCCGAGATGGCGCCGGCGCCCGCGCGGCGGTGACCGATGACATCATGCAGGCCGCCGACTCCCTGGCGCGCCTGCTCGTCAAGAACGACCGTTCGCGGTCGTCTGCTTCAGGAGGTAAACGTGCATGA
- a CDS encoding SDR family oxidoreductase, with protein MSVLQRLQPYPGLRVLISGGAAGIGEVLAAAYLEAGAQVHVCDVSEPALAAFRDKYPGTVATRADVSDAAQIEAVFQVQREQFGGLDVLVNNAGIAGPTGGIDAISDAEWQATININLTAQYRFAHHGVPMLKESSHGHLLHIASVAGRLGYAWRTPYAATKWAIVGLMKSLASELGESDIRVNALLPGIVEGPRMDGVIRARAEQVGVPEAEMRQEYLNKISLKRMVTAEDVAAMALFLCSPAARNVTGQAISVDGNVEYL; from the coding sequence ATGAGTGTCCTACAACGGCTACAGCCCTATCCTGGGTTACGTGTGTTGATTTCCGGCGGGGCTGCCGGCATTGGTGAAGTGCTGGCAGCGGCGTATCTGGAAGCCGGTGCGCAGGTGCATGTGTGTGATGTGAGTGAGCCGGCCCTGGCTGCGTTTCGCGACAAATACCCAGGCACCGTCGCCACCCGCGCGGATGTCAGCGATGCCGCGCAGATCGAGGCGGTGTTCCAGGTGCAGCGCGAGCAGTTCGGCGGCCTCGATGTGCTGGTCAACAATGCCGGGATCGCCGGGCCTACCGGTGGGATCGATGCGATCAGCGACGCCGAGTGGCAAGCCACCATCAATATCAATCTCACCGCACAATACCGCTTTGCCCACCACGGCGTGCCGATGCTCAAGGAGTCTTCCCACGGCCACTTGCTGCATATCGCCTCGGTGGCGGGGCGCTTGGGCTACGCGTGGCGCACGCCCTATGCGGCGACCAAATGGGCGATTGTCGGCTTGATGAAATCCCTGGCCTCGGAGCTGGGCGAGAGTGATATCCGCGTCAACGCCTTGCTGCCCGGCATCGTCGAAGGCCCGCGCATGGACGGCGTAATCCGCGCCCGTGCCGAACAGGTTGGCGTGCCCGAAGCCGAGATGCGCCAGGAATACCTCAACAAGATTTCCCTTAAGCGCATGGTCACCGCCGAAGACGTGGCCGCCATGGCGTTGTTCCTCTGTTCGCCCGCCGCACGCAACGTGACCGGCCAAGCGATCAGCGTCGACGGTAACGTCGAGTACCTGTAA
- a CDS encoding 3-keto-5-aminohexanoate cleavage protein — protein MSKNRPVIITCAVTGAIHTPSMSPHLPITAQEIADAAIGAAEAGAAIVHLHARDPNDGRPSQDPALFAEFLPQIKAASDVVINITTGGAPTMGVEERLQPVMQFKPELASLNMGSMNFGLYEMLNRFTDFKHDWERPYLEESDDRIFRNTFRDITHILNSCAENRTRFEIECYDIGHLYTAAHFLERGLLKPPLFIQSVFGLRGGIGGHPEDLAHMRRTADRLFGDDYVWSILGAGRGQIPLATMGLSMGSNARVGLEDSLWDGPGKLAASNADQVRRIRTVIEALGHRVATPDEAREILGLKGRDQVNF, from the coding sequence ATGTCCAAAAATCGTCCTGTCATTATTACGTGCGCCGTTACCGGTGCGATTCATACGCCGTCGATGTCACCGCATTTGCCGATCACCGCCCAGGAAATTGCCGATGCCGCCATCGGTGCCGCCGAAGCCGGCGCCGCGATTGTGCACCTGCATGCCCGTGACCCCAACGACGGCCGCCCCAGCCAGGACCCGGCGCTGTTCGCCGAATTCCTGCCGCAGATCAAGGCCGCCAGCGACGTGGTGATCAACATCACCACCGGCGGCGCACCGACCATGGGCGTGGAAGAACGCCTGCAGCCGGTGATGCAGTTCAAGCCGGAACTGGCTTCGCTGAACATGGGCTCGATGAACTTCGGCCTGTACGAAATGCTCAACCGCTTTACCGACTTCAAGCACGACTGGGAACGGCCGTACCTGGAAGAAAGTGACGACCGGATCTTCCGCAACACCTTCCGCGACATCACCCACATCCTCAACTCCTGTGCCGAAAACCGTACGCGTTTCGAGATCGAGTGCTACGACATCGGCCACCTCTACACCGCTGCGCACTTCCTGGAACGCGGCCTGCTCAAGCCACCGTTGTTTATCCAGTCGGTATTCGGTTTGCGTGGCGGCATCGGCGGGCACCCGGAAGACCTGGCACACATGCGCCGTACCGCCGACCGTCTGTTTGGCGACGATTACGTGTGGTCGATCCTCGGCGCCGGGCGCGGGCAGATTCCGCTGGCGACCATGGGCCTGTCCATGGGCAGCAACGCGCGGGTGGGGCTTGAGGATTCGCTGTGGGACGGGCCGGGCAAACTGGCGGCGTCGAATGCCGATCAGGTCCGGCGCATTCGTACCGTGATCGAAGCCCTCGGTCACCGCGTCGCCACGCCGGATGAAGCGCGGGAAATCCTCGGGCTCAAGGGGCGCGATCAGGTCAACTTCTAA
- a CDS encoding SMP-30/gluconolactonase/LRE family protein, producing the protein MRIEVLVDVKTTLGEGPVWDVEQQRLYWIDSADGRILRCTDDGRELRAWDVGQKIGSMALRRDGESAIVALQNGVHTLDLNSGELNLVADPEPHLPNNRLNDGKVDRQGRFIFGSMDTLEDSASAKLYRLDADLSLHTLDEGIIVSNGPCWSPSGDTFYFCDTWSGEIWAYDYDLATGNVSNRRTFAKVDTSGGGAADGCTVDAEGCLWQALVYAGKLVRYTPDGHVDRIIQMPVKKVTSLTFGGPNLDTLFVTSMAKPPLPRFPADGQQRGALFAITGLGVQGIAERRFAS; encoded by the coding sequence ATGCGTATCGAAGTGCTCGTCGACGTCAAGACCACCCTGGGCGAAGGCCCGGTGTGGGACGTCGAGCAACAACGCTTGTATTGGATCGACAGCGCTGACGGCCGCATCCTGCGCTGCACCGACGACGGCCGCGAACTGCGGGCCTGGGACGTGGGCCAGAAAATCGGCTCCATGGCCCTGCGCCGTGACGGCGAGTCGGCCATCGTCGCCCTGCAAAACGGCGTGCACACCCTCGACCTCAACAGCGGCGAACTCAACCTGGTCGCTGATCCGGAACCGCACCTGCCCAACAACCGCCTCAATGACGGCAAGGTCGACCGCCAAGGCCGCTTTATCTTCGGCTCCATGGACACGTTGGAAGACAGCGCCAGCGCCAAGCTTTACCGCCTGGACGCTGACCTGAGCCTGCACACCCTGGACGAAGGCATCATCGTGTCCAACGGCCCGTGCTGGAGCCCATCGGGTGACACCTTCTACTTCTGCGACACCTGGTCCGGCGAGATCTGGGCCTACGACTACGACCTGGCCACCGGCAACGTGAGCAACCGCCGCACGTTCGCCAAGGTCGATACCTCCGGCGGTGGCGCCGCCGACGGTTGCACCGTGGATGCCGAAGGCTGCCTGTGGCAGGCGCTGGTCTACGCCGGGAAACTGGTGCGCTACACCCCCGACGGCCACGTCGATCGCATCATTCAGATGCCGGTGAAAAAGGTTACCAGCCTGACCTTTGGCGGGCCGAACCTGGACACCCTGTTTGTGACCTCCATGGCCAAGCCGCCGCTGCCGCGTTTTCCGGCAGACGGCCAGCAGCGCGGAGCGCTGTTCGCCATTACCGGGTTGGGCGTGCAAGGAATAGCCGAGCGACGGTTCGCCAGCTAG
- a CDS encoding MFS transporter, whose amino-acid sequence MATIKKASLRSIHRHSWVSLLVCWMIWILNAYDREIVLRLGPTISKHFDLSADQWGTVATVVMLALALLDIPGSMWSDRYGGGWKRARFQVPLVLGYTAISFLSGFKALSGNLATFIALRVGVNLGAGWGEPVGVSNTAEWWPVERRGFALGAHHTGYPIGAMLSGIVASFVITVFGEDNWRYVFFFAFVVALPLMIFWARYSTAERITALYVDIAAKGMTPPDNAPASSVKGEAWRTFVATLRNRNIALTAGNTMLTQVVYMGVNIVLPAYLYNIAGLSLAESAGMSVVFTLTGILGQLVWPSLSDIIGRRTTLIICGVWMAASVGAFYFANTLTLIVVVQLLFGLVANAVWPIYYAVACDSAEPSATSTANGIITTAMFIGGGLAPVLMGSLIAMGGGWTTLHGYTVCFFVMAGCALGGALLQLFSHRPQALAMQLDS is encoded by the coding sequence ATGGCAACTATTAAAAAAGCGTCGCTGCGCAGTATTCACCGGCATTCCTGGGTGTCGCTGCTGGTCTGCTGGATGATCTGGATCCTCAACGCCTACGACCGTGAGATCGTGCTGCGCCTGGGGCCGACCATTTCCAAGCATTTCGACTTATCCGCCGACCAATGGGGCACCGTGGCCACGGTGGTGATGCTGGCCCTGGCGCTGCTGGATATCCCCGGTTCGATGTGGAGCGACCGTTACGGCGGCGGCTGGAAACGTGCGCGCTTCCAGGTGCCGCTGGTGCTGGGCTACACCGCGATCTCGTTTCTGTCCGGCTTCAAGGCGTTGAGCGGCAACCTCGCCACCTTCATTGCCCTGCGCGTCGGCGTCAACCTTGGCGCTGGCTGGGGCGAGCCGGTGGGGGTGAGCAACACCGCCGAATGGTGGCCGGTTGAGCGTCGCGGTTTTGCCCTGGGTGCGCACCATACGGGTTACCCGATTGGCGCGATGCTCAGCGGTATCGTCGCGAGTTTTGTCATCACCGTGTTTGGTGAGGACAACTGGCGCTATGTGTTCTTTTTCGCTTTCGTGGTGGCGCTGCCGCTGATGATCTTCTGGGCGCGTTATTCCACGGCCGAGCGCATCACTGCGTTGTACGTCGACATCGCCGCCAAAGGCATGACCCCGCCCGACAATGCCCCGGCCAGCTCGGTAAAAGGCGAAGCCTGGCGCACCTTTGTCGCCACCTTGCGCAACCGCAACATCGCCCTCACGGCGGGTAATACGATGCTGACCCAAGTGGTGTACATGGGCGTCAACATCGTGCTGCCGGCCTACCTCTACAACATCGCCGGATTGTCCCTGGCCGAGTCGGCGGGGATGAGCGTGGTGTTCACCCTCACCGGCATCCTCGGGCAACTGGTGTGGCCGTCGCTGTCGGACATCATCGGCCGACGCACCACCCTGATCATCTGCGGCGTGTGGATGGCGGCGAGTGTCGGCGCGTTCTACTTCGCCAACACCCTGACGCTGATCGTCGTCGTGCAACTGCTGTTCGGCCTGGTGGCCAACGCGGTATGGCCGATCTATTACGCCGTGGCCTGCGACTCGGCCGAACCGTCGGCGACGTCGACCGCCAACGGCATCATCACCACCGCGATGTTCATCGGTGGCGGCCTGGCGCCGGTGCTGATGGGCAGCCTGATCGCCATGGGCGGCGGCTGGACCACGCTGCACGGCTACACCGTGTGTTTCTTCGTGATGGCCGGCTGCGCCCTGGGCGGCGCGTTGCTGCAACTGTTTTCCCATCGCCCCCAGGCGTTGGCTATGCAACTCGACTCCTAG
- a CDS encoding MFS transporter, with protein sequence MTTATSARTPQALNKLMFVKLMPLLIIAYILSFLDRTNIALAKHHLDVDLGISAAAYGLGAGLFFLTYALSEIPSNLIMHKVGARFWIARIMVTWGLISAAMAFVQGETSFYVLRLLLGIAEAGLFPGVMLYLTYWFNREQRARATGYFLLGVCFANIIGGPVGAALMRMDGMLGWHGWQWMFMLEGLPAVAFAWVVWRKLPDRPSKAPWLSAEEARGIEQRIAQETEEGAGEGGHSLKNWLTPQILLAIFVYFCHQITIYTVIFFLPSIISKYGELSTMNVGLLTSLPWIAAALGALLIPRFATTPGRCRRLLVTGLLTMALGLGIASISGPVFSLLGFCLSAVMFFVVQSIIFLYPASRLKGVALAGGLGFVNACGLLGGFVGPSVMGVIEQSTGNAMNGLKVIALVLVVAAIAALRLRMGHEPERGAQASEASYT encoded by the coding sequence ATGACTACCGCGACTTCCGCCCGCACCCCGCAGGCGTTGAACAAACTGATGTTCGTCAAGCTGATGCCCTTGCTGATCATCGCCTACATCCTGAGCTTCCTGGACCGCACCAACATCGCCCTGGCCAAGCATCACCTGGACGTCGACCTGGGCATTTCCGCCGCGGCGTACGGGTTGGGCGCGGGGCTGTTTTTCCTGACGTATGCACTGTCGGAAATCCCCAGCAACCTGATCATGCACAAGGTCGGCGCGCGGTTCTGGATCGCGCGGATCATGGTGACCTGGGGCCTGATCTCGGCGGCCATGGCCTTTGTGCAGGGCGAGACCTCGTTCTATGTGCTGCGCCTGTTGCTGGGCATTGCCGAAGCCGGACTCTTCCCCGGCGTCATGCTCTACCTCACCTACTGGTTCAACCGCGAACAGCGGGCACGCGCCACCGGTTATTTCCTGCTCGGCGTTTGCTTCGCCAACATCATCGGCGGCCCGGTGGGCGCGGCCTTGATGCGCATGGACGGCATGCTCGGCTGGCACGGCTGGCAGTGGATGTTCATGCTCGAAGGACTGCCGGCGGTGGCGTTTGCCTGGGTGGTTTGGCGCAAATTGCCGGACCGTCCGAGCAAGGCGCCGTGGTTGTCGGCCGAGGAAGCGCGCGGCATCGAACAGCGCATCGCCCAGGAAACCGAAGAGGGCGCGGGCGAGGGTGGTCACTCGTTGAAAAACTGGCTGACCCCGCAAATCCTGCTGGCGATCTTTGTGTACTTCTGTCACCAGATCACCATCTACACGGTGATCTTTTTCCTGCCGAGCATCATCAGCAAATACGGCGAGCTGAGCACCATGAACGTCGGCCTGCTGACTTCGTTACCGTGGATCGCGGCGGCACTCGGTGCCTTGCTGATTCCGCGTTTCGCCACGACGCCCGGACGCTGCCGGCGGTTGCTGGTCACAGGGCTGCTGACCATGGCGTTGGGCCTGGGCATCGCGTCGATATCGGGGCCGGTGTTCAGCCTGCTCGGTTTTTGCCTGTCGGCGGTGATGTTCTTTGTGGTGCAGTCGATCATCTTTCTGTACCCGGCTTCGCGCCTCAAGGGCGTTGCGCTGGCGGGCGGGCTGGGTTTCGTCAACGCCTGCGGGCTGCTCGGCGGGTTTGTCGGCCCCTCGGTGATGGGCGTGATCGAGCAAAGCACCGGCAATGCGATGAACGGCCTGAAGGTGATTGCGCTGGTATTGGTGGTGGCGGCGATTGCGGCGCTGCGGTTGCGCATGGGGCACGAGCCTGAGCGTGGCGCACAAGCCAGCGAAGCGTCCTACACGTAG
- a CDS encoding LysR substrate-binding domain-containing protein — translation MNRNELRKADINLMVVFEALMLERNVTRVAEKLFLGQPTISSALNRLRTLFNDPLFIRVGHRMEPTARAEEIIQHLSPALDSLSSALSLTHDFDPSISTMTFRIGLSDDVEFGLLPPLLRALRQEAPQVVFVVQHVDYWRIPDLLASGDITVGITQTRGLPANAKRKLLRHIRPRILRADASDTPLTLDEYCSRPHVLVSHTANVAGFADEWLAEIGRKRHVVLSVPQYSALPALLAGTDLIASLPDYTAEAMAVSGHLFCEPFPFETPTLDLSMVWLSHVDTDPAERWVRSRLEAFMSDRGLATKA, via the coding sequence ATGAATCGCAATGAATTACGCAAGGCCGACATCAACCTGATGGTGGTGTTCGAAGCACTGATGCTGGAACGCAACGTGACGCGGGTGGCAGAGAAGCTGTTTCTCGGCCAACCGACCATCAGCTCGGCCCTCAACCGCTTGCGTACCTTGTTCAACGACCCGCTGTTCATTCGCGTCGGCCACCGCATGGAGCCCACCGCGCGGGCCGAGGAAATCATCCAGCATTTGTCGCCAGCGCTGGACTCGTTGTCCTCGGCCTTGAGCCTGACCCATGACTTCGACCCGTCGATCAGTACCATGACCTTCCGCATCGGCCTGTCCGATGATGTCGAGTTCGGCCTGTTGCCGCCGTTGCTGCGCGCCCTGCGCCAGGAAGCGCCGCAAGTGGTGTTCGTGGTGCAACATGTGGACTACTGGCGCATCCCGGATCTGCTGGCCTCTGGCGATATCACCGTCGGCATCACCCAGACCCGTGGCCTGCCAGCGAATGCCAAGCGCAAGCTGCTGCGCCATATCCGCCCGCGCATCCTGCGTGCCGATGCCTCGGACACACCGCTGACCCTTGACGAATACTGCTCACGGCCCCACGTGCTGGTGTCCCACACCGCCAACGTGGCGGGGTTCGCGGATGAATGGCTGGCGGAAATCGGCCGCAAGCGCCACGTGGTGTTGTCGGTGCCGCAATACAGCGCACTGCCGGCGTTGCTCGCCGGCACCGACCTGATCGCCAGCCTGCCGGACTACACCGCCGAGGCCATGGCCGTGTCGGGCCACCTGTTCTGCGAGCCATTCCCGTTCGAGACGCCGACCCTGGATTTGTCCATGGTCTGGCTCAGCCATGTGGACACGGACCCGGCCGAGCGCTGGGTACGCTCGCGACTCGAAGCGTTCATGAGTGATCGTGGGTTGGCGACCAAGGCCTGA
- a CDS encoding 5-carboxymethyl-2-hydroxymuconate Delta-isomerase, which produces MPHLHLEYTANLTNLAVEKTLLRLNNVLMVSGQFGSEFDIKSRAVKVETFQVGTSLDPRGFIAVKLSLLSGRSPQVKKQLSESLLAALQDLGDWPAGVQVQLSVLLVDMDRDSYSKVAIG; this is translated from the coding sequence ATGCCACACCTGCACCTGGAATACACCGCCAACCTGACGAACCTGGCCGTTGAGAAAACCCTGCTACGGCTCAACAACGTGTTGATGGTGTCTGGCCAGTTCGGTTCCGAGTTCGATATCAAAAGCCGTGCGGTCAAGGTCGAGACGTTCCAGGTGGGCACCTCCCTCGACCCTCGTGGTTTTATCGCGGTGAAGTTGTCACTGCTCAGCGGACGGTCGCCGCAGGTCAAGAAGCAGTTGTCGGAAAGCCTGTTGGCGGCCTTGCAGGATCTGGGCGACTGGCCAGCGGGCGTACAGGTTCAGCTGAGTGTTCTGTTGGTGGATATGGATCGCGATTCCTACAGCAAGGTCGCAATCGGTTAA
- a CDS encoding LysR family transcriptional regulator — protein sequence MLNSNLLRKLDMQDLMVFIAVYDQSSVTEVSETLFVSQSTVSYSLKKLRTSFEDELFINTRAGMRPTYKATTMYGHVQKILESINLCHAGSQAFDPTLKAVTFNVCAPEYFEQLILPRLLKNFDRADLPVIVNVQKLETDIPAGDLREGRLDLVICFGPNFHRAHKDFRTQMLLEDDLVCVFDKRSAPREPAFSLQSFVERRHVFPTPWTSDTNMIDGWLARQAHKRQVIARANSYSAALKMITGTDFIVTLPRRVQKLLAPSTVFGHCEAPNGLPGFTLEMQWNETSGQDSANTWFREQVVKVCADQGLL from the coding sequence ATGCTAAACAGTAACTTGCTCAGAAAGCTCGATATGCAGGACTTGATGGTGTTTATCGCCGTCTATGACCAGAGCAGCGTTACCGAGGTGTCTGAAACGCTGTTTGTCAGCCAGTCCACCGTGAGCTACAGCCTGAAGAAGCTGCGCACCAGTTTTGAAGACGAGCTGTTTATCAACACGCGCGCCGGCATGCGCCCGACGTACAAGGCCACCACCATGTACGGCCATGTGCAGAAGATCCTCGAAAGCATCAACCTGTGCCACGCCGGCAGCCAAGCCTTCGATCCGACGCTGAAGGCCGTGACCTTCAACGTGTGTGCGCCGGAATATTTCGAACAGTTGATCCTGCCGCGCCTGTTGAAAAACTTCGACCGCGCCGACCTGCCGGTGATCGTCAATGTGCAGAAGCTGGAAACCGACATCCCCGCCGGCGACCTGCGCGAAGGTCGCCTCGACCTGGTGATCTGCTTCGGCCCCAACTTCCACCGCGCCCACAAAGACTTCCGCACCCAGATGCTGCTGGAGGACGACTTGGTGTGCGTATTCGACAAACGCTCGGCGCCACGGGAGCCAGCCTTCAGCCTGCAATCCTTCGTCGAGCGCCGCCACGTGTTCCCCACGCCGTGGACCTCCGACACCAACATGATCGATGGCTGGCTCGCACGCCAGGCCCACAAGCGCCAGGTCATCGCCCGTGCCAACAGCTACAGCGCAGCCTTGAAGATGATCACCGGCACGGACTTCATCGTCACCTTGCCCCGTCGCGTGCAAAAGTTGCTGGCGCCGTCCACGGTGTTCGGCCATTGCGAAGCGCCGAACGGCTTGCCGGGGTTCACCCTGGAGATGCAGTGGAACGAAACCAGTGGACAGGACAGTGCCAATACCTGGTTTCGTGAGCAGGTGGTGAAAGTGTGTGCGGATCAGGGGTTGTTGTAG
- a CDS encoding cyanate transporter, producing METVHTKPATAVWLMISVVLVALNLRPSMAAVGPLLSSIRGDVPLSFSSAALLTMLPVMAMGLAMFFGMGVAKRFGEHRSIVVSLLVIGVATLSRLFLDSALELIISAIAAGVGIAMIQALMPALIKSRFSDNVSLFMGLYVTAIMGGAALAASFAPFVQVQTGSWRIGLAIWAVLALLALVFWYAQRSVLPPLPQAAAGPQESFFGNGRAWLLAVFFGLGTASYTCVLAWLAPYYVEQGWSEQNAGLLLGFLTAMEVVSGLITPAIANCRQDKRGVVAVLLVLIILGFCGLILSPQHLSLLWPCLLGLGIGGLFPMSLILSLDHLDNPRRAGGLTAFVQGIGYLIAGLSPLIAGMIRDQLGSFEWAWWSLTAVIVVMLLIVTRFNPKHYARHIR from the coding sequence ATGGAAACCGTTCACACAAAACCCGCCACCGCCGTCTGGCTGATGATCAGCGTCGTGCTGGTCGCCCTCAACCTGCGCCCGTCGATGGCTGCTGTCGGCCCACTGTTGTCCTCGATTCGCGGCGACGTGCCCTTGAGCTTCAGCAGTGCTGCGTTGCTGACCATGTTGCCGGTGATGGCCATGGGCTTGGCGATGTTTTTTGGCATGGGCGTGGCCAAGCGATTTGGCGAGCACCGCAGCATCGTGGTGTCGCTGCTGGTGATTGGCGTGGCGACGTTGTCGAGGCTGTTCCTCGATTCAGCACTGGAATTGATTATCAGCGCCATCGCCGCCGGTGTGGGGATTGCGATGATCCAGGCGTTGATGCCGGCACTGATCAAGTCGCGGTTCAGTGACAATGTCTCGCTGTTCATGGGCCTGTACGTCACCGCGATCATGGGCGGCGCGGCACTGGCGGCGTCGTTTGCACCGTTCGTGCAGGTGCAGACTGGCAGTTGGCGCATCGGCCTGGCGATCTGGGCAGTGCTGGCGCTGTTGGCATTGGTGTTTTGGTACGCGCAGCGCTCGGTGTTGCCGCCACTGCCCCAAGCCGCTGCGGGCCCTCAAGAATCATTCTTCGGCAACGGTCGCGCCTGGTTGCTCGCGGTATTTTTCGGACTCGGTACCGCGTCCTACACCTGCGTACTCGCCTGGCTGGCGCCGTACTACGTGGAGCAAGGGTGGAGTGAACAGAACGCCGGCTTGCTGCTGGGTTTCCTGACGGCCATGGAAGTCGTCTCCGGCCTGATCACCCCCGCCATCGCCAACTGTCGCCAGGATAAACGCGGCGTGGTGGCGGTGTTGCTGGTACTGATCATCCTGGGTTTCTGCGGCCTGATACTCAGTCCGCAACACCTGAGCCTGCTGTGGCCTTGCCTGCTCGGCCTGGGCATCGGCGGCCTGTTCCCGATGAGCCTGATCCTGTCCCTCGACCACCTAGACAACCCGCGCCGCGCCGGTGGCCTCACCGCATTTGTGCAAGGCATCGGCTACCTGATTGCCGGCCTGTCGCCGCTGATCGCCGGGATGATCCGCGATCAACTGGGCAGCTTCGAATGGGCCTGGTGGTCGCTCACGGCGGTGATCGTGGTAATGCTGTTGATCGTGACGCGCTTCAACCCAAAGCATTACGCACGACATATCCGCTGA